A section of the Gloeobacter violaceus PCC 7421 genome encodes:
- a CDS encoding pentapeptide repeat-containing protein encodes MAKLEHLKILLCGSAQFSAWRRANGGIRPDLSAADLGGANLGGVDLGGANLGGADLDGADLGGADLGGADLEGANLGGANLSEADLRGANLNWANLNWANLNWADLSGADLNGANLNWAHLNWADLREANLGGAELNRANLREANLGGANLSGVSLSRAFMSGADLRGADLGGANLSEADLGGANLGGANLKGADLGGANLERTSLRGADLRGADLRRTRLTGCSLEGAVLEGCQVYGTAAWDAKIDESTDQRNLVITDVGQPAVSVDNLKIARFLHLLIDNAEIRDAIDAITFKAVLILGRFSPERKPVLDALREALRERDHLPVVFDLATTQNQAATETVRILAGLARFVIADLADGRSVPAELHSIVPDMDSLAFVLIAEEGSRVHGQIEGLMHRSNVVEAVFEYGSPEHLLASLGEGGVVPAEAKSEQLRVNKQVRTRNEGNASLLECGCAES; translated from the coding sequence ATGGCAAAGCTAGAGCACCTGAAAATACTCCTTTGCGGAAGTGCACAGTTCTCGGCGTGGCGGAGGGCCAACGGGGGCATTCGGCCCGATTTGTCGGCGGCGGACCTGGGCGGAGCCAACCTGGGTGGAGTCGACCTGGGCGGAGCCAACCTGGGTGGAGCCGACCTGGACGGAGCCGACCTGGGTGGAGCCGACCTGGGCGGAGCGGATCTGGAAGGGGCGAACCTGGGCGGGGCAAACCTAAGCGAGGCAGACTTGAGAGGGGCGAACCTGAACTGGGCGAACCTGAACTGGGCGAACCTAAACTGGGCCGACCTGAGCGGGGCGGACCTGAATGGGGCGAACCTGAACTGGGCCCACCTGAACTGGGCCGACCTGAGGGAGGCAAACCTGGGCGGGGCAGAACTGAACAGAGCGAACCTGAGGGAGGCAAACCTGGGCGGGGCGAACCTGAGCGGGGTGAGCCTGAGCAGAGCGTTCATGAGCGGGGCGGATCTGCGCGGGGCGGACCTGGGCGGGGCAAACCTAAGCGAGGCGGACCTAGGTGGGGCGAACCTGGGCGGGGCGAACCTGAAAGGGGCAGACCTGGGCGGGGCGAACCTGGAACGCACGAGTTTGAGGGGGGCGGACCTGCGCGGCGCGGACTTGCGAAGGACCCGACTCACCGGCTGCTCCCTTGAGGGGGCAGTTTTGGAAGGCTGCCAGGTTTACGGGACCGCTGCCTGGGACGCCAAAATCGACGAGAGCACCGACCAACGCAACCTCGTCATCACCGACGTGGGCCAGCCCGCGGTGAGCGTAGACAACTTGAAGATCGCCCGGTTCCTCCACTTGCTGATCGACAACGCCGAGATCCGAGATGCCATCGACGCGATCACCTTCAAGGCGGTGCTGATCCTGGGGCGCTTCTCGCCGGAGCGCAAGCCCGTCCTCGACGCCCTGCGGGAAGCATTGCGCGAGCGCGATCACCTGCCTGTCGTGTTCGATCTCGCCACAACCCAAAACCAGGCAGCCACAGAAACGGTCAGGATTTTAGCGGGCCTGGCGAGGTTTGTCATCGCCGACCTCGCCGACGGCAGGAGCGTTCCTGCGGAGTTGCACTCGATTGTCCCCGACATGGATAGCCTGGCGTTCGTGCTCATTGCGGAGGAAGGCAGCCGGGTGCACGGGCAAATCGAGGGGCTCATGCACCGGTCGAACGTCGTGGAAGCCGTTTTCGAGTACGGTTCGCCGGAACACCTCCTGGCCTCGCTTGGGGAGGGGGGCGTTGTCCCCGCCGAGGCGAAGTCCGAGCAATTGCGCGTGAACAAACAAGTGAGGACCCGAAACGAGGGGAACGCGTCGCTGCTCGAGTGTGGCTGCGCTGAAAGCTAA
- a CDS encoding helix-turn-helix transcriptional regulator, whose translation MADVSLEQLDRLLKIDRLVRLGQARSTAQLARALGVSTGTVQRALLTLRDEYGAPLVVDRVRGYVYRETTWQLPPLPLTQGELFVLMAGNRLLAAAEGTLYEQQIQSAIAQLVHHLPKLAWVDLETVRDYLHTSAELPATFNDFEVWQQLGDAFESGLQTLIGYAAPGEVPITRQVNPYLLYVWRGYEPYLIGYDLGTKQFEAFRVDRIQVMQTLGDKFTRDPAFDPRPVIDKINQLQLGTAVTRVSVRLTPRAARALRGRLLHPTQVSTTLADGSLRLQMHVSELEDLKRWVLGFGAEAVVEEPRALVEQIRAELGKLSALYGAPVAR comes from the coding sequence ATGGCCGACGTCTCGCTTGAACAACTCGACCGCCTACTTAAAATTGACCGGCTCGTCCGCCTCGGGCAGGCGCGCAGCACCGCCCAACTCGCCCGAGCCCTCGGGGTGAGCACCGGTACCGTGCAGCGGGCCTTGCTGACTCTGCGCGACGAATACGGTGCGCCGCTGGTGGTCGATCGGGTCCGCGGCTACGTCTACCGCGAAACCACCTGGCAACTGCCGCCCTTGCCCCTTACCCAGGGCGAACTGTTCGTGCTGATGGCCGGCAACCGTCTACTCGCCGCTGCCGAAGGCACCCTCTACGAACAGCAAATCCAGTCGGCCATCGCCCAACTGGTGCACCATCTGCCCAAACTCGCCTGGGTGGACCTGGAGACGGTGCGCGACTACCTGCACACCAGTGCCGAACTGCCCGCCACTTTCAACGATTTCGAAGTCTGGCAACAACTGGGCGACGCCTTCGAATCGGGCCTGCAGACTTTGATTGGCTACGCCGCCCCCGGCGAGGTACCCATCACCCGCCAGGTCAACCCTTATTTGCTCTACGTCTGGCGCGGCTACGAGCCGTACCTGATTGGCTACGACCTGGGCACCAAACAATTCGAAGCCTTCAGAGTCGACCGCATCCAAGTCATGCAGACATTGGGCGACAAGTTCACCCGCGACCCGGCCTTTGACCCCCGGCCGGTCATCGACAAAATTAATCAACTGCAACTGGGCACCGCCGTCACCCGGGTGAGCGTGCGCCTTACCCCCAGAGCGGCCCGGGCCTTGCGCGGCCGGTTGCTCCACCCGACCCAGGTGAGCACCACCCTCGCGGACGGTTCGCTCAGGCTGCAGATGCACGTCTCGGAACTCGAAGATCTCAAGCGCTGGGTGCTCGGTTTTGGGGCCGAGGCCGTCGTCGAAGAACCCCGAGCGCTCGTGGAGCAAATCCGCGCCGAACTCGGCAAACTCAGTGCCCTCTACGGTGCGCCGGTGGCGCGCTGA
- a CDS encoding CHAT domain-containing tetratricopeptide repeat protein, translating to MCTLSLVASLNGACPFYPVQAQPSEELVEAQRLYDQSVKLWEASQYREAQPLAERALAIRTKALGEKHLEVAQSLHSLGNLYLKQGNYAGAEPLYRRALAIREKALGPNHPEVARSLNSLAVLYIDRGNYAGAESLHKRALAIREKALGGEHPDVIQTLNNLAALHAERGDYTEAGLLFRRALALLEKALGPDHPEVARGLNNLAALYGRLGDYTEAGLLFRRALALLEKALGPDHPEVARSLNNLATLYGRLGDYTKAEPLSQRALSILEKALGTEHPEVGQSLVNLAIPRRKRGDYTEAEPLIRRALLLREKFLGPEHPDVATGFEELALLRLGQDRLDDARQALQKAIDIQEQNLALNLSSTSQSQNQAYLATLKDTADFALWLHLARLGDDPEAARLALTAALSRKGRVLEEATLALARLRRRLPADRQQPLQQLADARAQLASLVFQESGPLPSEQYQARVGELRQRVRRLEDGLEGTGGPLRMLTRPLSLQAVQQALPKDAVLVEFVLYRPFDAKAATPDRQFGASRYAAYLLRPTGAPLGVDLGDARQIDDLVTAWHSWLLDPTSPVDGPVHKLARLLHQKLLAPLGSQLQAKHLLIAPDGQLNTLPFAALVGQDGHPLLQDHTLTYLVSGRELPRLAQASSAPRSAPLVLGGPDFARAAAGLSPATQQRAGPDYGAETRLEENLRSPALTGFTVRPLPGAKVEAAAVARLLGIPSTELLTGARATENALKATRSPALLHLATHGFFLKDQGGAEKEIGLQEPLLRSGVALAGFNARSSGTEDGVLTALEAQGLDLEGTELAVVSACQSGAGAVVGGEGVQGLRRALALAGTRSQVLALWPVGDRTTADLMERFYRRLAAGAGRSEALRQAQLAVSGQQRRSHPFWWASFAASGDWRPVQLSQHRRRALLLHEFGTVHRANTFETAKRTTSPTKSRPSSRFQEAIPWEKR from the coding sequence TTGTGCACCTTGTCACTGGTGGCGAGCCTGAATGGTGCTTGCCCTTTTTATCCTGTTCAGGCACAACCGAGCGAGGAACTGGTCGAAGCGCAACGGCTGTACGATCAGAGCGTGAAGTTGTGGGAAGCGAGCCAGTACAGGGAGGCCCAGCCCCTGGCCGAACGGGCTTTGGCCATCCGCACAAAGGCCCTGGGAGAGAAGCACCTGGAAGTGGCCCAAAGCCTGCACAGTCTGGGCAATCTGTACCTCAAGCAGGGCAACTACGCCGGGGCCGAGCCCCTTTACAGACGCGCCCTGGCCATTCGCGAGAAGGCCCTCGGGCCCAATCACCCGGAGGTGGCAAGAAGCCTCAACAGTCTGGCGGTCCTGTACATCGATCGGGGCAACTACGCCGGGGCCGAGTCGCTCCACAAGCGCGCCCTGGCCATCCGCGAGAAAGCCCTGGGAGGGGAGCACCCGGATGTGATCCAGACCCTCAACAACCTGGCAGCCCTGCACGCGGAACGGGGTGACTACACGGAGGCCGGGTTACTGTTCCGGCGCGCCCTGGCCCTTTTGGAGAAGGCCCTCGGGCCCGATCACCCGGAGGTGGCAAGAGGCCTCAACAACCTGGCTGCCCTGTACGGGCGGCTGGGCGATTACACGGAGGCCGGGTTACTGTTCCGGCGCGCCCTGGCCCTTTTGGAGAAGGCCCTCGGGCCCGATCACCCGGAGGTGGCAAGAAGCCTCAACAACCTGGCTACCCTGTACGGGCGGCTGGGCGATTACACGAAGGCCGAGCCGCTGTCCCAGCGCGCCCTATCTATCCTGGAGAAGGCCCTGGGGACCGAGCACCCGGAGGTGGGTCAGAGCCTCGTCAATCTGGCCATCCCGCGCCGAAAACGGGGCGATTACACGGAGGCGGAGCCGCTCATCAGGCGTGCCCTGCTCCTCCGCGAAAAATTCCTGGGACCGGAGCACCCGGATGTTGCCACTGGCTTTGAGGAGCTGGCTTTGTTGCGCCTCGGCCAGGACCGGCTCGACGACGCCCGCCAGGCCCTCCAAAAGGCCATCGACATTCAGGAACAAAACCTCGCCCTCAACCTTTCTTCCACCTCCCAATCGCAAAACCAGGCCTACCTCGCCACCCTCAAAGACACCGCCGACTTTGCCCTCTGGCTCCACCTCGCCCGCCTCGGGGACGACCCCGAGGCCGCCCGCCTCGCCCTCACCGCCGCCCTTAGCCGCAAAGGGCGGGTGCTGGAAGAGGCCACCCTTGCCCTCGCCCGCCTGCGCCGACGTCTGCCTGCCGACCGCCAGCAGCCGTTGCAGCAATTGGCCGATGCCCGCGCCCAACTGGCCTCCCTCGTTTTTCAGGAATCTGGCCCGTTGCCTTCCGAGCAATACCAGGCCCGGGTGGGCGAATTGCGGCAGCGGGTTCGCCGACTGGAGGACGGCCTGGAGGGTACCGGCGGCCCTTTGCGCATGCTCACCCGCCCGCTCAGCCTCCAGGCCGTCCAGCAGGCCCTCCCCAAGGACGCCGTGCTCGTCGAGTTCGTGCTCTACCGCCCCTTCGATGCGAAAGCAGCCACACCCGATCGGCAATTTGGGGCATCGCGCTACGCCGCCTACCTGTTGCGACCCACTGGAGCACCCCTCGGTGTCGATCTTGGCGATGCCCGACAGATAGACGATCTGGTGACCGCCTGGCACTCGTGGTTGCTCGATCCCACCTCGCCCGTCGATGGTCCGGTCCACAAGCTCGCCCGCCTTCTGCACCAAAAACTCCTCGCCCCCCTGGGAAGTCAGTTGCAGGCCAAGCACCTGCTCATTGCTCCCGACGGACAGCTCAACACCCTGCCCTTCGCCGCCCTCGTCGGACAAGATGGCCACCCTCTGCTGCAAGATCACACCCTCACCTACCTTGTCTCCGGTCGCGAACTGCCCCGGCTGGCCCAGGCCAGCTCGGCTCCTCGATCCGCGCCGCTGGTGTTGGGCGGGCCGGACTTCGCCCGCGCCGCCGCCGGCCTATCCCCTGCCACCCAACAGAGGGCGGGGCCAGACTACGGGGCAGAGACGCGCCTGGAGGAGAACCTGCGCTCCCCCGCCCTGACGGGCTTTACCGTCCGGCCCCTCCCTGGGGCCAAAGTCGAGGCTGCCGCCGTCGCCCGGCTGCTGGGCATTCCCTCCACCGAACTATTGACTGGGGCGCGGGCCACCGAGAACGCCCTCAAGGCGACTCGCTCCCCCGCCCTGTTGCACCTGGCCACCCACGGCTTCTTCCTCAAAGATCAAGGCGGTGCTGAGAAAGAAATCGGGCTCCAGGAGCCGCTGTTGCGCTCCGGGGTGGCCCTGGCGGGCTTCAACGCCCGCTCCTCGGGGACCGAGGACGGCGTGCTCACCGCCCTCGAAGCCCAGGGGCTCGATCTCGAAGGGACCGAGCTGGCGGTGGTGTCGGCCTGCCAGAGCGGAGCCGGTGCAGTCGTCGGCGGCGAGGGGGTGCAGGGGCTCAGGCGGGCACTGGCCCTGGCGGGAACGAGAAGCCAGGTGCTGGCGCTGTGGCCGGTGGGGGACCGGACAACGGCGGATTTGATGGAGCGGTTCTACCGGAGGTTGGCAGCGGGAGCAGGACGCTCTGAGGCCCTTCGGCAGGCGCAATTGGCGGTGTCAGGCCAGCAACGACGGTCGCACCCTTTTTGGTGGGCATCCTTCGCGGCGTCGGGGGACTGGCGGCCGGTGCAATTGTCTCAGCACCGACGTAGAGCTTTACTGTTGCATGAATTCGGTACTGTTCACAGGGCAAACACATTTGAGACCGCAAAGCGGACGACAAGTCCAACGAAATCCCGGCCATCGTCCCGCTTTCAAGAAGCGATCCCCTGGGAGAAGCGTTAG
- a CDS encoding nuclear transport factor 2 family protein, with the protein MSTEEIALLVTTYFDNMAAMNVDEWLTVFAEDAVIHDPVGDPPRSAHKDSHRFFKTMSNFFEKIEVSKDDIFFVKNGAAVKWRMQVVTKNNLHATSEGISVFEMNDAGKIQKISSYWDEAAMMSKLRGSL; encoded by the coding sequence ATGTCAACAGAAGAAATCGCCTTGTTGGTAACGACTTATTTTGACAACATGGCAGCCATGAATGTAGATGAATGGTTGACAGTTTTTGCTGAAGATGCCGTTATCCATGACCCAGTTGGAGACCCTCCAAGATCTGCACACAAAGATTCTCATCGGTTCTTCAAAACAATGTCCAACTTTTTCGAAAAGATAGAAGTGTCGAAAGACGACATTTTCTTTGTGAAGAATGGGGCAGCAGTCAAGTGGAGGATGCAAGTCGTCACAAAGAACAATCTCCACGCCACTTCCGAGGGAATCAGTGTTTTTGAAATGAATGATGCGGGCAAGATACAAAAAATATCATCTTATTGGGATGAAGCAGCAATGATGTCGAAACTTAGAGGCTCTTTGTAA
- a CDS encoding sigma-70 family RNA polymerase sigma factor translates to MLDRLCREFCRRSPAGSHPRFDAELLSEEVKLMVHARLPHFDPERGHFGPWFKVYVLLPVYKRLCSEIDADWGRRAPQTQGGRVRRWLKRWVHAPLSLDAPVGDARQDGELPALGETVASGGGGPETQLLEDQCRERFLRALERLAEAERVLIERVHLRGERQQEVARSVGLTPGRVSQKLKRAAGRLAETLEESFEDECGGTAFCRGLSDGGGQAATGSRAAPGTVAQAAFERVFPEMVRRSGWRGTEFAQPESAGGPEGELLNELLAGPAQAGSWSTGSPRAASLATGAVAAAWALFVLAPSEFQPVFHPPDGRGPQPTTGDSRRPASSRAGSPAEHPNSAASGGSLRTVAPAFPVRPPEQTNRHNPIAVKGPQAGRSVPRVEDNGSPSVPKASPGGLAKVPKAVANPDRAGTARVQQPPATDTGSLPDEVRNPSGSRALPSGAQSVCSALAASAPVPSGLEGFAVIEVTLGVDGTLVEGSHSPQILVSGGEQVDAFVLRSLQTLAAGGSEARTAAEREAIIAGSGRYRVALEAELNRWSCQEAKQDPAENVPASGMDAGAGAGAVHKYE, encoded by the coding sequence GTGCTCGACCGGCTGTGTCGGGAGTTCTGCCGACGCTCGCCCGCGGGGAGCCACCCGCGCTTCGACGCAGAACTGTTGAGCGAAGAGGTGAAGCTCATGGTCCACGCTCGCCTGCCCCATTTCGACCCCGAGCGGGGCCACTTTGGGCCCTGGTTCAAGGTGTACGTCCTGCTACCGGTGTACAAGCGTTTGTGCTCCGAGATCGATGCCGACTGGGGCCGCCGGGCGCCGCAGACGCAAGGAGGGCGCGTGCGCCGCTGGCTGAAGCGGTGGGTGCACGCGCCCCTGTCCCTCGACGCGCCGGTGGGAGACGCTCGCCAGGATGGGGAACTGCCCGCCTTGGGCGAGACGGTCGCAAGCGGTGGCGGCGGCCCCGAAACCCAGTTGCTCGAAGATCAGTGCCGGGAGCGGTTTTTGCGAGCACTGGAGCGATTGGCGGAAGCGGAGCGGGTGCTCATCGAACGGGTACACCTGCGCGGGGAGCGGCAACAGGAGGTGGCCCGATCGGTGGGGCTGACACCCGGCCGGGTGAGCCAGAAGCTCAAGCGCGCCGCCGGGAGGCTGGCGGAGACCCTGGAAGAGAGCTTTGAAGACGAATGCGGCGGAACGGCCTTTTGCCGAGGACTCTCGGATGGAGGAGGGCAGGCCGCGACCGGGAGCCGCGCAGCCCCTGGCACGGTGGCCCAAGCGGCATTCGAGCGGGTGTTTCCGGAAATGGTGCGCCGCTCGGGGTGGCGAGGGACCGAATTTGCACAGCCCGAATCCGCCGGTGGCCCTGAGGGAGAGCTGCTCAACGAGCTACTGGCAGGCCCGGCGCAGGCAGGGTCGTGGTCAACCGGTTCACCGCGGGCGGCATCTTTGGCGACGGGGGCGGTGGCCGCGGCCTGGGCGCTGTTCGTGCTCGCGCCGTCAGAGTTTCAGCCCGTCTTTCATCCGCCGGATGGGCGAGGACCACAACCTACCACTGGTGACTCTCGCCGCCCTGCTTCGAGTCGGGCGGGAAGTCCTGCGGAACATCCGAATTCGGCGGCGAGCGGCGGTTCTCTCAGGACGGTTGCCCCCGCGTTCCCCGTGAGGCCTCCTGAGCAGACAAACAGGCACAACCCGATCGCGGTGAAAGGGCCACAGGCAGGGCGGAGCGTGCCCAGGGTCGAGGACAATGGCAGCCCCTCCGTTCCAAAAGCATCGCCGGGGGGCTTAGCCAAAGTACCCAAGGCTGTCGCAAACCCCGACAGGGCGGGGACGGCTCGGGTGCAGCAGCCCCCGGCGACAGACACCGGCTCGCTCCCGGATGAGGTGCGGAACCCAAGTGGCTCCCGCGCCTTGCCGTCGGGTGCGCAAAGCGTATGCTCGGCGCTGGCGGCGTCGGCCCCGGTACCGTCCGGACTGGAGGGCTTCGCCGTGATCGAGGTCACCCTGGGGGTTGACGGCACCTTGGTAGAAGGCAGTCATTCTCCCCAGATACTCGTCTCCGGCGGCGAGCAGGTGGACGCGTTCGTCTTGCGCTCGCTGCAGACCCTGGCGGCTGGCGGGTCGGAGGCCAGGACGGCGGCGGAGCGCGAAGCCATCATTGCCGGAAGCGGCAGATACCGTGTGGCGTTGGAGGCGGAGCTGAACCGCTGGAGCTGTCAGGAGGCAAAGCAAGATCCTGCAGAGAACGTTCCTGCATCGGGGATGGATGCGGGTGCGGGTGCCGGGGCCGTGCACAAGTACGAATGA
- the groES gene encoding co-chaperone GroES, producing MATITVAASSLKPLGDRVLVKVLAQEEKTAGGILLPDTAKEKPQVGEVTAVGEGRITDKGDRLPLEVKVGDKVLYAKYAGTELKVAGEEYILLAEKDILAITL from the coding sequence GTGGCAACTATTACCGTAGCGGCATCTTCCCTGAAGCCCCTCGGCGATCGGGTGCTGGTGAAGGTTCTGGCGCAGGAAGAGAAGACGGCGGGCGGCATTTTGCTGCCGGACACGGCCAAGGAGAAGCCCCAGGTGGGCGAGGTGACGGCGGTGGGCGAAGGTCGGATCACCGACAAAGGCGACCGGTTGCCCCTCGAAGTCAAAGTGGGCGACAAGGTGCTCTACGCCAAGTACGCCGGGACCGAACTGAAGGTGGCGGGCGAAGAGTACATTTTGCTTGCCGAGAAAGATATCCTCGCCATCACCCTGTAG
- the groL gene encoding chaperonin GroEL (60 kDa chaperone family; promotes refolding of misfolded polypeptides especially under stressful conditions; forms two stacked rings of heptamers to form a barrel-shaped 14mer; ends can be capped by GroES; misfolded proteins enter the barrel where they are refolded when GroES binds) produces the protein MAKMIVFDETARRALERGVNALADAVRVTLGPKGRNVVLEKKFGAPQIVNDGVTIAKEIELEDPLENTGAQLIREVASKTNDVAGDGTTTATVLAQALIREGLRNVAAGANPMSLKRGMEKTVAKLVQEIAAMAKPVEDNKTIAEVATISSGNDEEIGQMIAEAMDKVGKEGVITVEESKSLVTELDVVEGMQFDKGYVSPYFVTDTERMITDLDEPFILLTDKKISIIQDLIPVLEKVARAGRPLLIISEDLEGEALATLVVNKLRGVLNCVAVKAPGFGDRRKAMLQDIAVLTGGDVISEDIGLKLENVTIDMLGKARKVTITKDKTTIVAGTDNKAAVEKRIAQIHKQMEDTDSDFDREKLQERLAKLAGGVAVIKVGAATETELKDRKLRIEDALNATKAAVEEGIVPGGGTTLLHLTKKIDAIKAGLADDEKTGADLIARALEAPLRQIADNAGVEGSVIAQKVRELDFNIGYDAMKGEFVDMLAAGVADPAKVVRSALQNAASIAAMVLTTEVLIVDKPEKKKAGAGAPDMGGMGGMGGMGGMGGMM, from the coding sequence ATGGCAAAGATGATTGTGTTTGACGAGACGGCCCGCCGGGCGCTCGAGCGGGGCGTCAACGCCCTGGCCGACGCGGTGCGGGTGACCCTCGGACCCAAGGGCCGCAACGTCGTGCTTGAGAAAAAATTCGGTGCGCCCCAGATTGTCAACGACGGCGTCACCATCGCCAAAGAAATTGAACTCGAAGATCCGCTGGAAAATACCGGCGCTCAGCTCATCCGCGAAGTGGCCTCCAAGACCAACGACGTGGCCGGCGACGGCACCACCACCGCCACGGTGCTCGCCCAGGCGCTCATCCGCGAGGGCCTGCGCAACGTGGCCGCCGGGGCCAACCCGATGAGCCTCAAGCGCGGCATGGAGAAGACCGTGGCGAAGCTGGTGCAAGAAATCGCCGCCATGGCCAAGCCGGTCGAAGACAACAAGACAATCGCCGAGGTGGCGACGATCTCCTCGGGCAACGACGAAGAAATCGGCCAGATGATCGCCGAGGCGATGGACAAAGTCGGCAAAGAAGGCGTGATCACCGTCGAAGAATCCAAGTCCCTGGTCACCGAACTGGATGTGGTCGAGGGCATGCAGTTCGACAAGGGCTACGTCTCGCCCTACTTTGTCACCGACACCGAGCGGATGATCACCGATCTCGACGAGCCGTTCATTCTACTCACCGACAAAAAAATCTCGATTATTCAAGATCTGATCCCGGTGCTTGAGAAGGTTGCCCGCGCCGGGCGGCCCTTGCTCATCATCTCCGAGGATCTCGAAGGCGAAGCGCTCGCGACGCTGGTGGTCAATAAACTGCGCGGCGTGCTCAACTGCGTGGCGGTCAAGGCCCCCGGCTTCGGCGACCGGCGCAAGGCGATGCTGCAAGATATCGCGGTGCTCACCGGCGGCGATGTGATCTCCGAGGACATCGGCCTCAAGCTCGAAAACGTCACCATCGACATGCTGGGCAAGGCCCGCAAGGTGACGATCACCAAGGACAAAACCACGATCGTGGCCGGTACAGACAACAAAGCCGCCGTCGAGAAGCGCATCGCCCAGATCCACAAGCAGATGGAGGACACCGACTCCGACTTTGACCGCGAGAAGCTCCAAGAGCGCCTCGCCAAGCTCGCGGGCGGTGTGGCGGTAATCAAAGTCGGTGCGGCGACCGAGACCGAACTCAAAGACCGCAAGCTGCGCATTGAAGATGCCCTCAACGCCACCAAAGCGGCGGTCGAAGAAGGCATCGTGCCGGGCGGCGGTACGACCCTGCTGCACCTGACCAAGAAGATCGACGCCATCAAGGCGGGACTGGCCGACGACGAGAAGACCGGTGCGGACTTGATCGCCCGCGCCCTGGAGGCGCCTTTGCGCCAGATTGCCGATAATGCCGGCGTCGAAGGGTCGGTGATCGCCCAGAAGGTGCGCGAGCTGGACTTCAACATCGGCTACGACGCCATGAAGGGCGAATTTGTCGACATGCTTGCCGCGGGCGTGGCCGACCCGGCCAAGGTAGTCCGCTCGGCGCTGCAGAACGCCGCGTCGATCGCCGCGATGGTGCTCACCACCGAGGTGCTGATCGTCGACAAGCCCGAGAAGAAAAAAGCCGGCGCCGGTGCCCCCGACATGGGCGGTATGGGTGGCATGGGCGGTATGGGTGGCATGGGCGGCATGATGTAG
- a CDS encoding SDR family oxidoreductase: protein MILITGATGNNGVEIVRLLAQKNISARALVRDSKRAGAVALPHIEVVEGNFDRPETLLAALVGVDRAFLLTPSSERAESQQLAFIDAARQIGIRHIVKLSQFGADTRSEGRFQRYHAVVEAAVRASGLACTFLRPNLFMQGLLNFRAVIAARQAFYAAAGDAKVSIVDVRDVAEVAVAALTESGHEGKTYELTGPEALTHTEMAEHLSASLGHHVAFVDIPPEAMGEALRGAGLPPWQAEGLIEEYALYRRGEAEAITSGVQDAIGRTPRSFNAFARDYAAAFS from the coding sequence ATGATCTTGATTACCGGCGCCACCGGCAACAACGGGGTGGAAATCGTCCGATTGCTTGCGCAGAAAAACATCTCAGCGCGCGCACTGGTGCGCGACTCCAAGCGGGCCGGCGCTGTCGCGTTGCCCCACATCGAGGTTGTCGAGGGGAATTTCGACCGCCCCGAGACTCTCCTTGCCGCCCTCGTCGGCGTCGATCGGGCGTTCCTGCTCACCCCTTCCTCCGAACGCGCCGAAAGCCAACAACTCGCCTTCATCGACGCGGCCCGGCAAATCGGTATCAGGCACATCGTGAAATTGTCGCAGTTTGGTGCCGACACCCGCTCTGAGGGCCGCTTCCAGCGCTACCATGCGGTGGTGGAGGCGGCCGTGCGGGCGTCCGGCCTGGCCTGCACGTTCCTAAGACCCAACCTCTTTATGCAGGGACTGCTCAATTTCCGCGCGGTTATCGCCGCCCGCCAGGCCTTCTACGCGGCGGCCGGCGACGCGAAAGTCAGCATCGTCGACGTGCGCGACGTCGCAGAGGTCGCCGTGGCCGCCCTGACGGAGAGCGGCCACGAAGGGAAAACCTACGAACTGACCGGCCCCGAAGCACTCACTCACACCGAGATGGCAGAACACCTCTCCGCCTCGCTGGGGCACCACGTCGCCTTTGTCGACATCCCGCCCGAAGCCATGGGCGAGGCCCTGCGCGGTGCCGGGCTCCCACCCTGGCAGGCGGAGGGATTGATCGAAGAGTACGCGCTCTACCGGCGCGGTGAGGCCGAGGCGATCACCTCCGGCGTCCAGGACGCGATTGGCAGAACGCCGCGCAGTTTCAATGCGTTCGCGCGCGACTACGCGGCGGCGTTTTCCTGA